From Streptomyces sp. HUAS MG91, the proteins below share one genomic window:
- a CDS encoding alkaline phosphatase family protein → MSRTTPGISRRTLLIGTATAAAALAVPTTALGAARTPKVLVIGLDGTLLNRVKDAAAPRLKALMAAGLTAPSSIYANPLAPTLSGPGWSTLITGVWPDKHNVKDNNFTGHKFAQYPDFLTRIETAKPALSTYAVSSWAPLTDTVFSSKVDTRVSTPSAEYDTGTTSRAVAQLKNANPDAVFLQLDNVDHAGHSYGAASQQYLDAIHGVDGQVGQIVDAVTSRATYASEDWLILVTADHGHTDAGGHGGSTWPERQTFMIAVGSAVSAGSTRYDVKMPDIAASALAHLGIALDPAWGLDGRPVQQPRPDDFDSLRAKLTGPVDESGIGTGVVGFTHTPPSGWTVDNSKMGTGGVTEWRGWTFTTDEFWTKAERDQQRESNIRARNVFAVADGDEWSDRTVSGSYDSTLISPAYPVTGGRAATLTYTTLYRQESPQKGEVLVSYGGAAPVSVKTYTADVSSRTETVPLQVPAGATTAQVRFRYTGGNNWFWTIDGVAITQS, encoded by the coding sequence ATGTCGCGCACCACCCCCGGCATTTCCCGACGCACACTCCTCATCGGCACCGCCACCGCGGCCGCCGCCCTCGCCGTCCCCACCACCGCCCTCGGCGCCGCCAGGACCCCCAAGGTCCTGGTCATCGGCCTCGACGGCACCCTTCTGAACAGAGTCAAGGACGCCGCCGCCCCGCGCCTGAAGGCCCTGATGGCGGCCGGTCTGACCGCCCCCAGCTCGATCTACGCCAACCCGCTGGCGCCCACCCTCTCCGGCCCCGGCTGGTCCACCCTCATCACCGGCGTGTGGCCCGACAAGCACAACGTGAAGGACAACAACTTCACCGGCCACAAGTTCGCCCAGTACCCGGACTTCCTCACCCGGATCGAGACCGCGAAGCCCGCCCTGTCCACGTACGCGGTCTCCTCCTGGGCACCGCTGACCGACACCGTCTTCTCCTCGAAGGTCGACACCCGCGTCTCCACGCCCAGCGCCGAGTACGACACCGGCACCACCAGCCGGGCCGTCGCGCAGCTCAAGAACGCCAACCCCGACGCGGTCTTCCTCCAGCTCGACAACGTCGACCACGCCGGCCACAGCTACGGCGCCGCCAGCCAGCAGTACCTGGACGCCATCCACGGCGTCGACGGGCAGGTCGGCCAGATCGTCGACGCGGTCACCTCCCGCGCCACGTACGCCAGTGAGGACTGGCTGATCCTCGTCACCGCCGACCACGGGCACACCGACGCGGGCGGCCACGGCGGCTCCACCTGGCCCGAGCGGCAGACCTTCATGATCGCCGTCGGCTCCGCCGTCTCCGCCGGATCCACCCGCTACGACGTGAAGATGCCCGACATCGCGGCCAGCGCCCTCGCCCACCTCGGCATCGCGCTCGACCCGGCCTGGGGCCTGGACGGCCGCCCCGTCCAGCAGCCGCGCCCCGACGACTTCGACAGCCTGCGCGCCAAGCTCACCGGCCCGGTCGACGAGAGCGGCATCGGAACCGGCGTCGTCGGCTTCACCCACACCCCGCCGAGCGGCTGGACGGTCGACAACTCGAAGATGGGCACCGGCGGCGTCACCGAGTGGCGCGGCTGGACCTTCACCACCGACGAGTTCTGGACCAAGGCCGAGCGCGACCAGCAGCGCGAGTCCAACATCCGGGCGCGGAACGTCTTCGCGGTCGCCGACGGCGACGAGTGGTCCGACAGGACCGTCTCCGGCTCGTACGACTCCACGCTGATCAGCCCCGCCTACCCGGTCACCGGCGGCCGCGCGGCGACCCTCACGTACACGACCCTCTACCGCCAGGAGTCCCCGCAGAAGGGCGAGGTCCTGGTCTCCTACGGCGGCGCCGCCCCGGTCTCCGTGAAGACGTACACCGCCGACGTCTCCTCCCGCACCGAGACCGTGCCCCTCCAGGTACCGGCCGGCGCGACCACGGCGCAGGTGCGCTTCCGGTACACCGGCGGCAACAACTGGTTCTGGACGATCGACGGGGTCGCGATCACCCAATCCTGA
- a CDS encoding 2-aminoethylphosphonate ABC transporter substrate-binding protein has translation MRRNTLTTVGAVTGSLALAAGLTACGGSSAASDEKAVTVYSADGLKGENGDGWYDKVFKDFTAKTGIKVKYVEGGSGEVVQRAVREKTNTQADVLVTLPPFIQQAGGKGLLAKYSPEGSDQVDGADKGADGTWTSVVNNYFGFVYNKKELKTPPATWEELLDGKFKNKLQYSTPGVAGDGTAVVVKAMHDFGGKQQAMDYLKKLQANNVGPSASTGKLAPKVDKGELLVANGDVQMNYAQSKDMPNLGIWFPKAGSGKPTSFALPYAAGLVKNAPHTANGKKLLDFMLAAKQQQEVSAIGGGFSARADVKATDENAIALAKIMDGVEIFEPDWNDIDKNLTAYVDDWKSATGS, from the coding sequence ATGCGCAGAAACACGCTCACCACCGTAGGCGCCGTCACCGGCAGCCTCGCCCTCGCCGCCGGCCTGACCGCCTGCGGCGGCAGCTCCGCCGCCTCCGACGAGAAGGCCGTCACCGTCTACAGCGCCGACGGCCTCAAGGGCGAGAACGGCGACGGCTGGTACGACAAGGTCTTCAAGGACTTCACCGCCAAGACCGGCATCAAGGTCAAGTACGTCGAGGGCGGCTCCGGTGAGGTCGTCCAGCGCGCCGTGCGCGAGAAGACGAACACGCAGGCCGACGTCCTCGTCACGCTGCCGCCGTTCATCCAGCAGGCCGGCGGCAAGGGCCTCCTCGCGAAGTACAGCCCCGAGGGCTCGGACCAGGTCGACGGCGCCGACAAGGGCGCCGACGGCACCTGGACCTCCGTCGTGAACAACTACTTCGGCTTCGTCTACAACAAGAAGGAGCTGAAGACGCCGCCCGCCACCTGGGAGGAGCTGCTCGACGGGAAGTTCAAGAACAAGCTCCAGTACTCCACGCCGGGCGTCGCCGGCGACGGCACCGCCGTCGTCGTCAAGGCCATGCACGACTTCGGCGGCAAGCAGCAGGCCATGGACTACCTGAAGAAGCTCCAGGCCAACAACGTCGGCCCGTCCGCCTCCACCGGCAAGCTGGCCCCCAAGGTCGACAAGGGCGAACTCCTCGTCGCCAACGGCGATGTGCAGATGAACTACGCCCAGTCCAAGGACATGCCCAACCTCGGCATCTGGTTCCCGAAGGCGGGGAGCGGCAAGCCCACCTCGTTCGCCCTCCCGTACGCGGCCGGGCTCGTGAAGAACGCCCCGCACACCGCCAACGGCAAGAAGCTCCTCGACTTCATGCTCGCCGCGAAGCAGCAGCAGGAGGTCAGCGCCATCGGCGGCGGCTTCTCCGCCCGCGCCGACGTCAAGGCCACCGACGAGAACGCCATCGCCCTCGCCAAGATCATGGACGGCGTGGAGATCTTCGAGCCGGACTGGAACGACATCGACAAGAACCTGACGGCGTACGTGGACGACTGGAAGTCCGCGACCGGCAGCTGA
- a CDS encoding ABC transporter permease subunit, producing MLVHSKPGKWATWALFFLLFLPLFALPLLVIVAASFSTNWSGALPSGFTGSHYSAATSGDSLTALTTSLVTAVTASVLALLTGGWAALAAASLKKRGRRAMDALFVLPVAVPSVVVGLAVLVAFSKPPMLLNGTRWIVIIAHTILVTAFAYQSVSAAIVRLDPVYEQAAASLGARPAYVLWKVKLPLLLPSLNAAAGLCFALSMGELSATMMLYPPDWMPLPVQIYATTDRGSLFTGSAIAVVLMAATLLVLLAVSRIRTKASYR from the coding sequence GTGCTGGTGCATAGCAAGCCGGGGAAGTGGGCCACCTGGGCGCTCTTCTTCCTCCTCTTCCTGCCCCTCTTCGCCCTGCCCCTCCTCGTCATCGTCGCCGCGTCCTTCTCGACCAACTGGTCCGGGGCGCTTCCCTCCGGGTTCACCGGGAGCCACTACTCCGCCGCCACCAGCGGCGACTCGCTCACCGCGCTCACCACCAGCCTGGTCACCGCCGTCACGGCGAGCGTGCTCGCGCTGCTGACCGGAGGGTGGGCCGCGCTGGCCGCCGCGTCGCTCAAGAAGCGCGGGCGCCGGGCCATGGACGCGCTGTTCGTGCTGCCCGTCGCCGTGCCGTCCGTCGTGGTCGGGCTCGCCGTGCTCGTCGCGTTCAGCAAGCCGCCGATGCTGCTCAACGGCACCCGCTGGATCGTCATCATCGCGCACACGATTCTTGTCACGGCGTTCGCCTACCAGTCGGTCTCGGCCGCCATCGTGCGTCTCGACCCGGTCTACGAACAGGCCGCGGCGTCGCTCGGCGCCCGGCCCGCGTACGTCCTGTGGAAGGTGAAGCTGCCCCTGCTGCTGCCGTCCCTGAACGCGGCGGCGGGGCTCTGCTTCGCCCTGTCCATGGGGGAGTTGAGCGCCACGATGATGCTCTACCCGCCGGACTGGATGCCGCTGCCGGTGCAGATCTACGCGACCACCGACCGCGGCTCGCTGTTCACCGGTTCCGCGATCGCGGTGGTCCTGATGGCCGCGACGCTGCTCGTCCTGCTCGCCGTCTCGCGGATCCGCACCAAGGCCTCGTACCGCTGA
- a CDS encoding 2-aminoethylphosphonate ABC transporter permease subunit, whose amino-acid sequence MTSATLDVPVQGTAKSPRKIGSWVWALPPVAALAVVFLYPLFLVVRQSLQPDTGGTSLKPYTDVFASTAFREALGTTVWLAVGSTVGCLVLGFALALIIAFVPFPGGKAVAKFIDVFLSFPSFLITLALLFVYGQVGMANGLWRDVTGAATGPFQFLTTPWGVLLAEITYFTPFVMRPLLAAFSQVETAQLEVASSLGARPARIVRQVILPEALPALAAGGALVLVMCLNEFGIVLFTGAKGVTTLPMLVYSKAILESDYPGACVVAVVNVAISVGLYGIYRVVSRRVGA is encoded by the coding sequence ATGACTAGCGCCACGCTCGACGTCCCGGTCCAGGGCACCGCCAAGTCACCCAGGAAGATCGGCAGTTGGGTGTGGGCGCTGCCCCCGGTCGCCGCCCTCGCCGTCGTCTTCCTCTACCCGCTCTTCCTCGTCGTCCGGCAGTCCCTCCAGCCGGACACCGGCGGCACCTCCCTGAAGCCGTACACCGACGTCTTCGCCTCGACGGCCTTCCGCGAGGCGCTCGGCACGACCGTGTGGCTGGCCGTCGGCTCGACCGTCGGCTGCCTCGTCCTCGGGTTCGCGCTCGCGCTGATCATCGCGTTCGTGCCGTTCCCCGGCGGCAAGGCCGTCGCCAAGTTCATCGACGTCTTCCTCTCCTTCCCGTCCTTCCTGATCACGCTCGCCCTGCTCTTCGTGTACGGGCAGGTGGGCATGGCCAACGGCCTGTGGCGGGACGTCACGGGCGCCGCCACCGGACCGTTCCAGTTCCTCACCACGCCCTGGGGCGTACTGCTCGCCGAGATCACCTACTTCACACCGTTCGTGATGCGGCCGCTGCTCGCCGCGTTCTCGCAGGTGGAGACCGCGCAGCTGGAGGTCGCCTCGTCGCTCGGGGCGCGGCCGGCCCGGATCGTGCGCCAGGTGATCCTGCCCGAGGCGCTGCCCGCGCTGGCCGCCGGCGGGGCGCTGGTCCTCGTGATGTGCCTCAACGAGTTCGGGATCGTGCTCTTCACCGGGGCCAAGGGGGTCACCACGCTGCCGATGCTCGTGTACAGCAAGGCCATCCTGGAGTCCGACTATCCGGGGGCCTGCGTCGTGGCGGTCGTCAATGTGGCCATCTCCGTCGGGCTGTACGGGATCTACCGGGTGGTGAGCCGCCGTGTGGGTGCCTGA
- a CDS encoding ABC transporter ATP-binding protein, with translation MTQGRSGIRFDRVCVAYGGNTVLDSLELTVEPGEVMALLGPSGSGKTTALRAVAGFVRPASGRVFIGERDVTDLPPHRRGIGMVVQSYALFPHLRVADNVAFGMRAQKVPKAEIPGRVAEALELTGMAAYARRYPRELSGGQQQRVAIARALAIRPGVLLLDEPLSALDAQLRSGMLAELARLHRELPDVSILYVTHDQVEALTLADRIAVMDKARLQDVGTPQELYRTPRTEFTASFVGGANLLPVRVASGSVSFGQAELKVPTDGVAPGATATLCVRPHLVGLGDGPNALTGTVTEVQWRGSTHRLYVEVDGRQVKADVRELRQPPALGERATVHFAPEDAVLLRAGVTDDD, from the coding sequence ATGACGCAGGGCCGCAGCGGCATCCGGTTCGACCGGGTCTGTGTCGCGTACGGCGGGAACACCGTGCTCGACTCCCTGGAGCTGACCGTCGAGCCCGGTGAGGTGATGGCCCTGCTCGGGCCGTCCGGATCCGGCAAGACCACCGCCCTGCGCGCCGTCGCCGGGTTCGTGAGACCCGCCTCCGGCCGGGTGTTCATCGGGGAGCGCGACGTCACCGACCTGCCGCCGCACCGGCGCGGGATCGGCATGGTCGTGCAGAGCTACGCGCTCTTCCCGCACCTGCGCGTCGCCGACAACGTCGCCTTCGGGATGCGCGCGCAGAAGGTGCCGAAGGCCGAGATACCCGGCCGGGTCGCCGAGGCCCTGGAGCTCACCGGCATGGCGGCCTACGCGCGCCGCTACCCGCGTGAACTCTCCGGCGGCCAGCAGCAGCGCGTCGCCATCGCGCGGGCCCTCGCCATCCGGCCCGGGGTGCTGCTCCTCGACGAACCGCTGTCCGCGCTCGACGCCCAGCTCAGGTCCGGCATGCTCGCCGAACTGGCCCGGCTGCACCGCGAACTGCCCGACGTGTCGATCCTCTACGTCACCCACGACCAGGTCGAGGCGCTGACCCTGGCCGACCGGATCGCCGTCATGGACAAGGCACGCCTCCAGGACGTCGGCACCCCGCAGGAGCTGTACCGCACGCCACGCACCGAATTCACCGCGTCGTTCGTCGGAGGCGCCAACCTCCTCCCCGTACGCGTCGCTTCGGGCTCGGTGTCCTTCGGACAGGCCGAGCTGAAGGTGCCGACCGACGGCGTCGCGCCCGGCGCCACGGCCACCCTCTGCGTCCGCCCCCACCTCGTCGGACTCGGCGACGGGCCCAACGCGCTGACCGGCACCGTCACCGAGGTCCAGTGGCGCGGCTCCACCCACCGGCTCTACGTCGAGGTGGACGGCCGCCAGGTCAAGGCGGACGTGCGCGAGCTGCGGCAGCCGCCCGCGCTCGGCGAACGGGCCACCGTGCACTTCGCGCCGGAGGACGCGGTGCTGCTCCGCGCGGGGGTGACCGACGATGACTAG
- a CDS encoding GntR family transcriptional regulator: MDHPNYPHAQAPGAPVRDGIPEHGRIPKYYAVKAQIGALVDELGEGEALPTERDLAVRHGVARETVRQALRELLLEGRLRRRGRGTVVAGPKLEQPLSLASYTEGVRRQGRRPGRTLIGLDRFPCPPALAPEIGLERGEPVWHMERVLLADDERVGLESTYVSVARMPRLDRDFDPDSSFYSYVHERLGIDFGSADERIETVLATPREALLIGTPPALPMLLIHRVSYDTGGDPTERVRTLYRGDRFSFTTRLGGNER, translated from the coding sequence GTGGACCACCCGAACTACCCGCACGCCCAGGCCCCCGGCGCCCCCGTGCGCGACGGCATTCCCGAGCACGGCCGGATCCCCAAGTACTACGCCGTAAAGGCCCAAATAGGCGCGCTCGTCGACGAGTTGGGCGAAGGCGAGGCGCTGCCCACCGAACGCGACCTCGCCGTGCGGCACGGCGTCGCACGCGAGACCGTCCGGCAGGCACTGCGCGAGCTGCTGCTCGAAGGGCGCCTGCGCCGCCGCGGCCGGGGCACCGTCGTCGCCGGACCCAAACTGGAGCAGCCGCTCTCCCTGGCCTCGTACACCGAGGGCGTGCGCCGCCAGGGCCGGCGGCCCGGCCGCACGCTCATCGGCCTCGACCGCTTCCCGTGCCCGCCCGCGCTCGCGCCCGAGATCGGCCTGGAGCGCGGCGAGCCCGTCTGGCACATGGAGCGGGTGCTGCTCGCCGACGACGAGCGGGTCGGCCTGGAGTCCACCTATGTCTCCGTGGCCCGGATGCCGCGCCTCGACCGCGACTTCGACCCCGACTCGTCCTTCTACTCGTACGTCCACGAACGCCTCGGCATCGACTTCGGCTCCGCCGACGAACGCATCGAGACGGTGCTCGCCACCCCGCGCGAGGCGCTGCTCATCGGCACGCCGCCCGCGCTGCCGATGCTGCTGATCCACCGCGTCTCGTACGACACCGGGGGCGACCCCACCGAGCGGGTGCGCACGCTGTACCGGGGCGACCGGTTCTCCTTCACCACCCGGCTGGGCGGAAACGAGCGGTAG
- a CDS encoding ROK family transcriptional regulator, with translation MNTHVTHAQHAQPTAGVNLTALRGHNAALVLDLLRTAGEHGISRLELAERTGLTPQAVSKITARLRGEGLVVEAGRRASTGGKPRTVLRLVADAGHAVGLHLDRDELHTVLTDLSGAVVANRRAPLDLGAGAEAVLGAAACEVDQLLGGVAQGQALGVGVAMPGPLDHGDGVLHRVTGFPQWDGFPLRDALAERLGLPVVVDKDTNAAALGLALGAGDDGARSFVYLHLGTGLGAGLVLGGALYRGARTGAGEFGHQVIQLDGPPCDCGNRGCIEALCLAAVARGTGDGLDEAARVLGEGAGNLVSLLDIDAVLLGGRTVLAAEERFVRGVGAVLDVRARRGGCGPIPVRGAPGGAGLVVEGAAQLILAPLFGRLVR, from the coding sequence GTGAACACGCATGTCACGCATGCCCAGCATGCGCAGCCCACCGCGGGCGTGAACCTGACCGCCCTGCGCGGGCACAACGCCGCGCTCGTGCTCGACCTGCTCCGCACCGCGGGGGAGCACGGCATCAGCCGCCTGGAGCTGGCCGAGCGGACCGGACTGACCCCGCAGGCCGTCAGCAAGATCACCGCCCGGCTCCGGGGCGAGGGGCTCGTCGTCGAGGCGGGCCGCCGGGCCTCCACCGGCGGCAAGCCGCGCACGGTGCTGCGCCTGGTCGCGGACGCCGGACACGCGGTGGGCCTGCACCTGGACCGCGACGAGCTGCACACCGTCCTGACCGACCTGTCGGGAGCCGTCGTCGCGAACCGGCGGGCCCCGCTCGACCTGGGCGCGGGGGCCGAGGCCGTCCTCGGCGCCGCCGCCTGCGAGGTGGACCAGCTGCTCGGCGGGGTCGCCCAGGGGCAGGCGCTCGGCGTCGGCGTCGCGATGCCCGGCCCGCTCGACCACGGCGACGGCGTGCTGCACCGGGTCACCGGCTTCCCGCAGTGGGACGGGTTCCCGCTGCGCGACGCGCTCGCCGAGCGGCTCGGGCTGCCGGTCGTCGTCGACAAGGACACCAACGCCGCCGCGCTCGGCCTCGCCCTCGGCGCGGGCGACGACGGCGCGCGCTCCTTCGTCTACCTGCACCTCGGGACCGGGCTCGGCGCCGGACTCGTCCTGGGCGGCGCGCTGTACCGCGGGGCGCGGACCGGGGCGGGGGAGTTCGGCCACCAGGTGATCCAGCTCGACGGCCCGCCCTGCGACTGCGGCAACCGCGGCTGCATCGAGGCGCTGTGCCTGGCCGCCGTCGCGCGCGGCACCGGCGACGGCCTGGACGAGGCCGCGCGGGTGCTCGGCGAGGGGGCGGGGAATCTGGTGAGCCTGCTCGACATCGACGCCGTGCTGCTGGGCGGGCGGACCGTGCTCGCCGCCGAGGAGCGGTTCGTGCGCGGTGTCGGCGCGGTGCTCGACGTGCGGGCGCGGCGCGGGGGATGCGGGCCGATACCGGTGCGCGGGGCGCCGGGCGGCGCCGGCCTCGTCGTCGAGGGCGCCGCCCAGCTGATCCTCGCGCCGCTGTTCGGGAGGTTGGTCCGATAG
- a CDS encoding Gfo/Idh/MocA family oxidoreductase: MTGTSASLRVGLIGYGLAGSVFHAPLIAATEGLTLDTVVTSNPERQAQARAEHGDGLRFAASPDELWERAGELDLIVIASPNKTHVPLAKAALKAGLPVVVDKPVAGTAAEARELAALADERGLLLSVFQNRRWDNDFLTLQALLKDGELGDVWRFESRFERWRPQPKGGWRESGNPEEIGGLLYDLGSHVVDQALVLFGPAVSVYAESDVRRPGAEADDDTFIAITHANGVRSHLYVSATTAQLGPRFRVLGSQAGYVKYGLDPQEAALRDGRRPVAGEPWGVECESMWGRVGSGESPLTGGGRPQPTADGDYPAYYAAVAAALRDGAPNPVPATQAADALDVLEAARRSADQKVTVTL, encoded by the coding sequence ATGACTGGTACGAGTGCTTCCCTTCGCGTGGGCCTGATCGGCTACGGCCTCGCGGGCTCCGTCTTCCACGCCCCGCTGATCGCCGCGACCGAGGGCCTGACCCTCGACACGGTCGTCACCTCGAACCCGGAGCGGCAGGCCCAGGCCCGCGCCGAGCACGGTGACGGGCTGCGGTTCGCGGCCTCCCCCGACGAGCTGTGGGAGCGGGCCGGCGAGCTCGACCTGATCGTCATCGCGTCCCCGAACAAGACGCACGTACCGCTCGCGAAGGCCGCGCTGAAGGCGGGCCTGCCGGTCGTCGTCGACAAGCCGGTGGCCGGGACGGCCGCCGAGGCCCGCGAGCTGGCGGCGCTCGCCGACGAGCGCGGCCTGCTCCTGTCGGTCTTCCAGAACCGCCGCTGGGACAACGACTTCCTGACCCTCCAGGCCCTCCTGAAGGACGGCGAGCTGGGCGACGTGTGGCGCTTCGAGTCGCGCTTCGAGCGCTGGCGCCCGCAGCCCAAGGGCGGCTGGCGCGAGTCCGGGAACCCGGAGGAGATCGGCGGCCTGCTCTACGACCTCGGCAGCCATGTCGTCGACCAGGCCCTGGTGCTGTTCGGCCCGGCCGTCTCGGTCTACGCCGAGTCCGACGTGCGCCGCCCGGGCGCGGAGGCGGACGACGACACGTTCATCGCGATCACGCACGCGAACGGCGTCCGCTCCCACCTCTACGTCTCGGCGACCACCGCCCAGCTCGGCCCGCGCTTCCGCGTCCTCGGCTCGCAGGCGGGTTACGTGAAGTACGGCCTCGACCCGCAGGAGGCGGCCCTGCGCGACGGCAGGCGCCCGGTGGCCGGTGAGCCGTGGGGTGTGGAGTGCGAGTCGATGTGGGGCCGGGTCGGTTCCGGCGAGTCCCCGCTGACCGGCGGCGGCCGTCCGCAGCCGACGGCCGACGGCGACTACCCCGCGTACTACGCCGCCGTCGCCGCGGCCCTGCGCGACGGCGCCCCGAACCCGGTGCCCGCCACCCAGGCGGCGGACGCCCTCGACGTCCTGGAGGCGGCCCGCCGCTCCGCCGACCAGAAGGTGACGGTGACCCTGTGA
- a CDS encoding heme-degrading domain-containing protein, which produces MSTPSAAPDIAALEEQEARLVLDSFGYDDAWALGTLLVELARERRAPVAIDITRGGQQLFHAALPGSTPDNDAWIARKRRVVERYQVSSLLVGTRFRAKGTTFEDSSRLDPDTYAAHGGAFPVTVRGTGVVGTVVVSGLPQVEDHALVVEALSRFIDAS; this is translated from the coding sequence GTGAGCACCCCTTCCGCAGCCCCTGACATCGCGGCCCTGGAGGAGCAGGAGGCCCGCCTGGTCCTCGACTCCTTCGGCTACGACGACGCGTGGGCGCTCGGCACGCTGCTGGTGGAGCTGGCGCGCGAACGCCGGGCGCCGGTCGCGATCGACATCACGCGCGGCGGCCAGCAGCTCTTCCACGCGGCGCTGCCCGGCTCGACGCCGGACAACGACGCGTGGATCGCCCGCAAGCGCCGGGTGGTGGAGCGCTACCAGGTCTCGTCGCTGCTGGTCGGCACCCGCTTCCGGGCCAAGGGCACGACGTTCGAGGACTCGTCCCGCCTGGACCCGGACACGTACGCGGCCCACGGCGGAGCGTTCCCGGTCACCGTACGGGGCACGGGAGTCGTCGGCACCGTCGTCGTCTCGGGCCTCCCCCAGGTCGAGGACCACGCCCTCGTGGTGGAGGCCCTGAGCCGCTTCATCGACGCGAGCTGA
- a CDS encoding choice-of-anchor A family protein: MSVAALAALLVGGAAGVAVADPLPGGLGPCLGSQCPDVYPDPNNGAPAGRDSNINVFVGGDMLVRRSAAEAEGKVVVLGDFDQDKDAGVSQLYNVGIAGVGSRVPPPDGSDFLTVGGNVTIDSGERLDVEDASAHGDVRYGGTLTGTVETDRIQDADATAPYTALRKQLQDASHCYAYVNGARRTATGTAVNTGGSTVFTGDGSSAIQIFDVDFDLAGSGGGQQGFSFAGIPSGATVLVNVYGDARAINTYEAMLPADLRDRLLWNFPDATDVTLAGTTQFSGSTLVGNPASTTTVTMSGFNGRFYTTGSLTHTSSASGGGGQEFHAYPFVGDLPTCDDTSPTPTPTPTPTPTPTPTPTPTPTPTPTPTPTPTPTPTPTPTPTPTPTPTPTPTPTPTPTPTPSPTDSTSGGGTGGGQGGTGGGELADTGAPGGVLVLGGIAAATLTAGAAIAGTARRRRGVSSRR, translated from the coding sequence ATGTCCGTCGCCGCCCTGGCGGCCCTGCTGGTCGGGGGCGCGGCCGGGGTCGCCGTCGCGGATCCGCTGCCCGGCGGCCTCGGTCCCTGCCTGGGGAGTCAGTGCCCCGATGTGTACCCGGACCCGAACAACGGTGCCCCGGCCGGGCGGGACAGCAACATCAACGTCTTCGTCGGCGGGGACATGCTCGTCCGACGCTCCGCCGCCGAGGCGGAGGGCAAGGTCGTGGTGCTCGGCGACTTCGACCAGGACAAGGACGCCGGGGTCTCGCAGCTCTACAACGTCGGCATCGCGGGCGTCGGCTCGCGCGTCCCGCCCCCCGACGGCAGCGACTTCCTCACCGTCGGCGGGAACGTCACCATCGACTCCGGCGAGCGGCTCGACGTGGAGGACGCCAGCGCCCACGGCGACGTACGGTACGGCGGCACGCTCACCGGCACCGTGGAGACCGACCGCATCCAGGACGCCGACGCCACGGCGCCCTACACGGCCCTGCGCAAGCAGTTGCAGGACGCCAGCCACTGCTACGCGTACGTGAACGGCGCCCGCCGCACCGCGACCGGCACGGCCGTGAACACCGGCGGCAGCACCGTCTTCACCGGCGACGGCAGCTCGGCGATCCAGATCTTCGACGTCGACTTCGACCTCGCCGGCAGCGGCGGGGGCCAGCAGGGCTTCTCGTTCGCCGGGATCCCGTCCGGCGCCACCGTCCTCGTCAACGTCTACGGGGACGCGCGCGCGATCAACACGTACGAGGCGATGCTCCCCGCCGACCTCCGGGACCGGCTGCTGTGGAACTTCCCCGACGCCACGGACGTGACCCTCGCCGGCACCACCCAGTTCTCCGGCAGCACCCTGGTGGGCAATCCGGCCAGTACGACGACGGTGACCATGTCCGGGTTCAACGGCCGCTTCTACACGACCGGTTCGCTCACCCACACGTCGTCGGCCAGCGGCGGCGGGGGCCAGGAGTTCCACGCCTACCCGTTCGTGGGCGACCTGCCGACCTGCGACGACACCAGCCCGACGCCGACGCCGACGCCGACTCCTACGCCGACGCCGACGCCGACTCCTACGCCGACACCGACTCCGACCCCAACACCGACCCCTACGCCGACACCGACCCCAACACCGACCCCTACGCCGACTCCGACGCCGACACCGACTCCTACGCCGACCCCGACTCCGACGCCCACACCCACGCCCAGCCCCACCGACAGCACGTCGGGCGGCGGGACCGGTGGCGGGCAGGGCGGGACCGGCGGCGGGGAGCTCGCGGACACCGGGGCGCCCGGGGGCGTGCTGGTGCTCGGCGGGATCGCCGCGGCCACCCTGACGGCGGGCGCGGCGATCGCCGGGACGGCGCGCAGGCGGCGCGGGGTCAGCTCGCGTCGATGA